In the Mytilus galloprovincialis chromosome 10, xbMytGall1.hap1.1, whole genome shotgun sequence genome, one interval contains:
- the LOC143049111 gene encoding uncharacterized protein LOC143049111 isoform X1 — MANISKEKLDEYYLKLLEKTEYMTKENMHYFSHCTHLSTKRKICDSGKLLGNSTEMPLRAPLAGNKRIKGVWFEMQPKQLPKYSPYGTKRLIIPADKFMLHMCAQKSNGCVKDAHQYSDDSNDEDEDEDDDDNINEYDDEPFEKDVNKNNDTPSIRGEHHLNLAHGLHVKAKQINELHGLHETLNNKQDTCIAEELTGIIHVIVEETDGSLGVDNSHTESLPLCKEDIIEGSKGQIEHTTNEDIALETKKECELRPNHDEILMLKFEQNGYHNAENSEEDKRGGDICVPEKATVVAKTELSIKESEKILQNLNLNPERVDMLKVQPNTIKKVKKGQYNIIDSFKCNKKIPLNLRYKREDFLRNDLEFIKASFECNLPAAMSNRKENTELPLLFFESAYIYHSGQYARFVLVRSNDCALD, encoded by the exons atggcGAATATTTCGAAAGAAAAGTTGGATGAATATTATTTAAAACTACTCGAGAAGACTGAGTACATGACTAAAGAAAATATGCACTACTTTTCGCATTGTACTCATTTATCAACAAAGAGAAAAATCTGTGACAGTGGCAAATTACTTGGAAATAGCACAGAGATGCCACTTAGAGCACCACTTGCAGGCAACAAACGTATAAAAGGAGTATGGTTTGAAATGCAACCAAAACAGTTACCAAAATATTCACCTTATGGAACTAAAAGATTAATCATTCCAGCTGATAAATTTATGTTACATATGTGCGCACAGAAATCAAATGGATGCGTAAAAGATGCACATCAATATTCTGACGACAGCAACgacgaagacgaagacgaagatgATGATGATAATATTAATGAATATGATGATGAACCTTTTGAGAAAGATGTGAATAAAAACAATGACACACCCTCTATCCGCGGTGAACACCATTTGAATTTAGCACATGGTTTGCACGTTAAAGCTAAACAAATTAACGAACTTCACGGATTACATGAAACATTAAACAATAAGCAAGACACATGTATTGCAGAAGAGCTAACaggtattatacatgttatag TTGAAGAAACTGACGGCAGTCTAGGAGTAGATAACAGTCATACCGAAAGCCTTCCGTTGTGTAAAGAAGATATTATCGAAGGATCAAAGGGGCAGATAGAACATACAACAAATGAAGACATTGCTTTGGAGACAAAAAAAGAATGCGAATTGCGCCCAAACCATGACGAAATACTGATGTTGAAGTTTGAACAAAATGGGTATCATAATGCAGAAAATAGCGAGGAAG ATAAACGTGGTGGTGATATTTGTGTCCCAGAGAAAGCAACTGTTGTAGCTAAAACAGAATTATCAATAAAAGAATCggaaaaaatattgcaaaatttaaaCCTTAATCCAGAACGAGTTGACATGCTTAAAGTCCAACCGAACAcaataaaaaaagtgaaaaaaggaCAGTATAATATTATAGATAGCTTCAAATGTAACAAAAAGATTCCCCTCAATCTAAGATATAAGCGTGAAGATTTTTTAAGGAACGATTTAGAGTTCATAAAAGCTTCTTTTGAGTGTAATCTGCCAGCAGCTATGTCAAACAGGAAAGAAAACACAGAACTTCCACTTCTTTTCTTTGAAAGTGCCTACATTTACCACAGTGGACAGTATGCTCGTTTTGTACTAGTCCGATCAAACGACTGTGCTCTGgattga
- the LOC143049111 gene encoding uncharacterized protein LOC143049111 isoform X2, producing MANISKEKLDEYYLKLLEKTEYMTKENMHYFSHCTHLSTKRKICDSGKLLGNSTEMPLRAPLAGNKRIKGVWFEMQPKQLPKYSPYGTKRLIIPADKFMLHMCAQKSNGCVKDAHQYSDDSNDEDEDEDDDDNINEYDDEPFEKDVNKNNDTPSIRGEHHLNLAHGLHVKAKQINELHGLHETLNNKQDTCIAEELTVEETDGSLGVDNSHTESLPLCKEDIIEGSKGQIEHTTNEDIALETKKECELRPNHDEILMLKFEQNGYHNAENSEEDKRGGDICVPEKATVVAKTELSIKESEKILQNLNLNPERVDMLKVQPNTIKKVKKGQYNIIDSFKCNKKIPLNLRYKREDFLRNDLEFIKASFECNLPAAMSNRKENTELPLLFFESAYIYHSGQYARFVLVRSNDCALD from the exons atggcGAATATTTCGAAAGAAAAGTTGGATGAATATTATTTAAAACTACTCGAGAAGACTGAGTACATGACTAAAGAAAATATGCACTACTTTTCGCATTGTACTCATTTATCAACAAAGAGAAAAATCTGTGACAGTGGCAAATTACTTGGAAATAGCACAGAGATGCCACTTAGAGCACCACTTGCAGGCAACAAACGTATAAAAGGAGTATGGTTTGAAATGCAACCAAAACAGTTACCAAAATATTCACCTTATGGAACTAAAAGATTAATCATTCCAGCTGATAAATTTATGTTACATATGTGCGCACAGAAATCAAATGGATGCGTAAAAGATGCACATCAATATTCTGACGACAGCAACgacgaagacgaagacgaagatgATGATGATAATATTAATGAATATGATGATGAACCTTTTGAGAAAGATGTGAATAAAAACAATGACACACCCTCTATCCGCGGTGAACACCATTTGAATTTAGCACATGGTTTGCACGTTAAAGCTAAACAAATTAACGAACTTCACGGATTACATGAAACATTAAACAATAAGCAAGACACATGTATTGCAGAAGAGCTAACag TTGAAGAAACTGACGGCAGTCTAGGAGTAGATAACAGTCATACCGAAAGCCTTCCGTTGTGTAAAGAAGATATTATCGAAGGATCAAAGGGGCAGATAGAACATACAACAAATGAAGACATTGCTTTGGAGACAAAAAAAGAATGCGAATTGCGCCCAAACCATGACGAAATACTGATGTTGAAGTTTGAACAAAATGGGTATCATAATGCAGAAAATAGCGAGGAAG ATAAACGTGGTGGTGATATTTGTGTCCCAGAGAAAGCAACTGTTGTAGCTAAAACAGAATTATCAATAAAAGAATCggaaaaaatattgcaaaatttaaaCCTTAATCCAGAACGAGTTGACATGCTTAAAGTCCAACCGAACAcaataaaaaaagtgaaaaaaggaCAGTATAATATTATAGATAGCTTCAAATGTAACAAAAAGATTCCCCTCAATCTAAGATATAAGCGTGAAGATTTTTTAAGGAACGATTTAGAGTTCATAAAAGCTTCTTTTGAGTGTAATCTGCCAGCAGCTATGTCAAACAGGAAAGAAAACACAGAACTTCCACTTCTTTTCTTTGAAAGTGCCTACATTTACCACAGTGGACAGTATGCTCGTTTTGTACTAGTCCGATCAAACGACTGTGCTCTGgattga